Proteins co-encoded in one Populus trichocarpa isolate Nisqually-1 chromosome 10, P.trichocarpa_v4.1, whole genome shotgun sequence genomic window:
- the LOC7475900 gene encoding uncharacterized protein LOC7475900: MSNKSPIFPMPEPQHFSDYGFDPQIDYFQLSEEARNRKRKTITSRFSVDSLHFKLRKPISNEESASRKVHKANKKKKKWWRNAMLFFKWKCIHSNHKDYYLDHEEDVHEARARAFSASISGSVYLIDSLSGSSTPSRSTSRPSSGPLAGTLTPARKGDMEIPYLSLRELNMEQQQQRSSTSAKPIYLVT, translated from the exons ATGTCAAACAAGTCCCCAATTTTTCCCATGCCAGAACCTCAACACTTCAGCGACTATGGCTTTGACCCACAAATTGATTACTTTCAG tTGTCGGAGGAAGCAAGAAATCGCAAGAGAAAGACAATAACATCAAGGTTTTCCGTTGACTCCTTACACTTCAAGCTCCGAAAGCCCATTTCAAATGAAGAGTCTGCAAGTAGAAAGGTCCACAAAgccaacaagaagaagaagaaatggtggAGAAATGCAATGTTGTTCTTTAAGTGGAAGTGTATCCACAGTAATCACAAAGATTACTATCTTGATCATGAAGAAGATGTGCATGAAGCAAGGGCTAGAGCTTTCAGTGCTTCAATCTCAGGATctgtttatttaattgatagttTAAGTGGGTCAAGTACTCCTTCCAGGTCCACTAGCAGACCGTCTTCAGGGCCTCTAGCTGGAACCTTGACTCCTGCAAGAAAAGGTGATATGGAGATACCTTATTTGAGCCTGAGGGAGCTTAACATGGAGCAGCAACAGCAGAGGAGTTCTACTTCTGCTAAGCCAATATATTTGGTCACTTAA